From one Nematostella vectensis chromosome 7, jaNemVect1.1, whole genome shotgun sequence genomic stretch:
- the LOC5502514 gene encoding DNA-directed RNA polymerase II subunit RPB9 encodes MSSMFRSNSRSDGPGFVGIKFCQECNNMLYPKEDKDHKILLYACRNCDYQQEADNSCIYVNKITHEVNELTQIVGDVIADPTLPRTEDHECPRCGHRESVFFQSQSSKADQMVLYYVCTSVDCGHKWTE; translated from the exons ATGTCTTCGATGTTTCGTTCAAATAGCAGAAGTGATGGTCCTGGGTTTGTTGGGATCAAGTTTTGCCAAGAATG TAACAACATGTTGTACCCCAAGGAAGACAAAGATCACAAAATACTACTTTACGCC TGTCGCAACTGTGACTACCAACAGGAAGCTGACAACAGTTGCATATATGTCAACAAGATCACTCACGAAGTCAA TGAGTTGACCCAAATTGTTGGGGATGTCATTGCAGACCCCACCTTACCCCGAACTGAAGACCATGAATGCCCAAG atgcgGTCACAGGGAATCAGTGTTTTTTCAATCACAATCAAGTAAAGCAGAT CAAATGGTGTTGTACTATGTCTGCACTTCTGTGGACTGTGGGCACAAATGGACAGAATAA